In Halobacteriovorax marinus SJ, the following proteins share a genomic window:
- a CDS encoding HIT domain-containing protein, giving the protein MEINERILNDSEFICKLNLSELRLFKDGELDWFILVPLKEGLIEWCDLELEDQYTLTEEIDLLSKELKKLGYDKINIGSLGNMVAQLHIHVIGRRKSDRAWPGAIWGSQSEAEFDSSNISLWQTRISKAL; this is encoded by the coding sequence GTGGAAATAAATGAACGTATTTTAAATGATTCAGAGTTTATCTGTAAGTTAAACCTAAGTGAGTTGAGACTTTTCAAAGATGGAGAGCTCGATTGGTTTATTCTCGTTCCACTTAAAGAGGGACTTATTGAGTGGTGCGATCTAGAGTTGGAAGATCAGTATACTCTAACGGAAGAGATTGATTTACTTTCTAAAGAGTTAAAGAAGTTGGGGTACGATAAAATAAATATTGGCTCCCTTGGCAATATGGTTGCCCAGCTTCACATTCATGTAATTGGTAGAAGAAAAAGTGATAGAGCTTGGCCAGGTGCTATCTGGGGAAGTCAGAGTGAAGCAGAGTTTGACTCAAGCAATATTTCTTTGTGGCAGACTAGAATTAGTAAAGCTCTTTAA
- a CDS encoding metal-sensitive transcriptional regulator, which yields MKMESEAHKKLKNRMSRIEGQVKGISNMIATEKYCIDILTQTKAIRSAIKSVELEILENHLNTCVKEAMESGDSNKSSEKLDEIMLLLKKTTKL from the coding sequence ATGAAAATGGAGAGTGAGGCCCACAAGAAGTTAAAGAATCGCATGAGTCGAATTGAGGGGCAAGTTAAAGGAATATCTAATATGATCGCCACTGAGAAGTATTGTATTGATATTCTTACACAGACTAAGGCCATACGAAGTGCTATTAAGAGTGTTGAGTTGGAGATCTTAGAAAATCATTTAAATACTTGTGTCAAAGAGGCGATGGAATCTGGAGACAGTAATAAAAGTAGTGAGAAATTAGACGAGATAATGTTACTATTGAAGAAAACAACTAAGTTATAA
- a CDS encoding heavy metal translocating P-type ATPase: protein MDLNIKISGMSCASCASSIEREVARIDGVTKSSVNFATESGKFNILSSEVQNLVESKILELGYELEYESQGKERGSEILFFWIAFIFSLLLFSLEMGPLKNTFSTKVNYYIQFALALPIWAFIGKKFQLSLINFIRTGRSNMNTLIGLGTSAAFIYSFFITFFSSYALEFGLTQKVYFEAVGFIISFVFLGNYFEDKAKRKSKDALNSLLSLSAKSALVLRDGEFAEIDISKVNIGDTLRVLPGGKFPVDGKIVKGESSIDESMLSGEPIPVFKTVGDQVFSGTLNGDSAIDFTAKKVGSDTFLSHIVEFVENAQNNKPEIQRYADKISSYFTPAVLVFSIMTLVAWLFVGGENAWGNAISNFIAVLVIACPCALGLATPTAVVVATGRASLKGQLIGGGEVLEKACNIDAIIFDKTGTLTEGRPEIIEIKIHNNIDENEVLSDVASIEKLSEHPLAKAIISRANELGLKFNEPDFFEIHKGMGIEADINGSTYVVGNRKLFDKFEIEINEEDVTKLGSYVFIARDKQYIGVITIGDKIKANAKEMIENLQKRGIETWLITGDNKAIANSVRDELGIDKVLGNASPLEKASKLEEIQASGKRVAMIGDGINDAPALAKADLSMAMGTGTDIAISTADVTIVKGDIEKVVTFLDLSEGTMKIIKQNLFLSLIYNTLLIPIAAGALVIFGGPLMPPILASVAMGLSSISVVSNSLRIRNLI, encoded by the coding sequence GTGGATTTAAATATTAAAATTAGTGGAATGAGTTGTGCTAGCTGTGCTTCGAGTATTGAGCGCGAAGTTGCAAGAATTGATGGAGTGACTAAGTCCTCAGTCAACTTTGCTACAGAGAGCGGTAAGTTTAATATCCTCTCGAGTGAGGTTCAAAACTTAGTTGAAAGTAAAATCTTAGAATTAGGTTATGAATTAGAGTATGAATCTCAGGGAAAGGAAAGAGGAAGTGAGATTCTCTTCTTTTGGATTGCTTTTATTTTTTCTCTGCTCTTGTTCTCTTTAGAGATGGGACCACTTAAAAATACTTTCTCTACTAAAGTTAATTACTATATTCAATTTGCACTGGCTCTTCCTATTTGGGCCTTTATAGGAAAGAAGTTTCAGCTCTCTCTTATAAATTTTATTCGTACTGGTCGATCAAATATGAATACTCTTATTGGACTCGGGACAAGTGCAGCTTTTATCTACTCATTCTTTATTACATTCTTTAGCTCTTACGCTCTAGAGTTTGGACTGACTCAAAAAGTTTACTTTGAAGCAGTAGGGTTTATTATATCTTTTGTCTTTCTTGGAAATTACTTTGAAGATAAAGCTAAGAGAAAATCAAAAGATGCTCTCAACTCCCTCTTAAGTTTAAGTGCAAAGAGTGCACTCGTTTTGAGAGATGGAGAGTTTGCTGAAATTGATATCTCAAAGGTTAATATTGGAGACACACTTAGAGTCTTACCGGGTGGCAAGTTTCCTGTTGATGGAAAAATTGTAAAAGGTGAGAGCTCTATTGATGAATCAATGCTCTCTGGAGAGCCAATCCCTGTTTTTAAAACAGTAGGAGATCAAGTCTTTAGTGGTACATTAAATGGAGATAGCGCAATTGACTTTACTGCTAAGAAAGTAGGTTCAGATACTTTTTTATCTCACATTGTGGAGTTTGTAGAAAATGCACAAAATAATAAACCAGAAATTCAAAGGTATGCAGATAAGATAAGCTCTTACTTCACTCCCGCGGTTTTAGTATTCTCTATTATGACTCTTGTCGCATGGCTCTTCGTAGGCGGCGAGAATGCTTGGGGAAATGCCATCTCTAATTTTATTGCAGTCTTAGTCATTGCTTGTCCTTGTGCTCTTGGGCTCGCAACTCCAACTGCAGTCGTGGTCGCGACGGGACGTGCTTCACTAAAGGGACAGCTTATTGGTGGAGGAGAAGTTCTTGAGAAGGCCTGTAATATAGATGCTATTATTTTTGATAAGACTGGTACTCTTACCGAGGGAAGACCTGAGATTATTGAAATCAAGATTCACAATAATATTGATGAGAATGAAGTTCTAAGTGATGTGGCATCAATTGAAAAGTTATCAGAACATCCTCTTGCTAAGGCCATTATTTCTAGGGCTAATGAACTAGGGCTTAAGTTCAATGAGCCAGACTTCTTTGAGATTCATAAAGGAATGGGGATAGAAGCAGATATTAACGGATCGACCTATGTTGTAGGTAATAGAAAGCTTTTTGATAAGTTTGAAATTGAAATTAATGAGGAAGATGTCACTAAGCTTGGAAGTTATGTCTTTATTGCGCGAGATAAGCAGTATATTGGTGTTATTACTATTGGAGATAAAATAAAGGCCAACGCTAAAGAGATGATTGAGAATCTTCAAAAGCGAGGTATTGAGACGTGGTTAATCACAGGAGATAATAAGGCAATTGCCAACTCTGTAAGAGATGAGCTTGGAATTGATAAGGTCTTAGGAAACGCCTCTCCACTTGAGAAAGCCTCTAAACTTGAAGAGATTCAAGCAAGTGGAAAGAGAGTGGCCATGATTGGTGATGGTATTAACGATGCTCCAGCACTTGCTAAGGCCGATCTCTCTATGGCAATGGGAACAGGAACAGATATTGCGATCTCTACTGCCGATGTAACAATTGTAAAAGGGGATATTGAAAAAGTTGTAACCTTCTTAGATTTATCAGAAGGGACGATGAAAATAATTAAGCAGAATTTATTTCTTTCTCTGATTTATAATACTCTTTTAATTCCTATAGCTGCTGGTGCACTTGTTATTTTTGGAGGACCATTAATGCCTCCAATCCTAGCAAGTGTTGCGATGGGATTAAGTTCAATATCAGTTGTTAGTAATAGTTTGAGAATAAGGAATTTAATATGA
- a CDS encoding DUF5718 family protein, which produces MDLKNILGFGVAGNFAGHLEQANEASDFKNIEVSEVNQPKAIFPFYIPEKENSFLNVFPFSSHQINMPDTDYDVQIEPEVALLCNVEYREGKISALIPKSFAAYNDCSIRRPGAKKISEKKNWGECSKGLSNSFITIDEFSKGGILDHYRIASFHIRDEKVYIYGEDSAVKSYSYLYEKLINWSIDKFNNQADIGPAENISEYIAQAGYPSQFIIGIGATRYTDYGENNFLSRGDTSVVVLYDERVYSSQDIAVKVEKRDYSGESLSFLVQEVK; this is translated from the coding sequence ATGGATTTAAAAAATATTTTAGGATTTGGTGTCGCAGGTAATTTTGCTGGGCATCTTGAACAAGCAAATGAGGCAAGTGACTTTAAAAATATAGAAGTTAGTGAAGTGAATCAGCCCAAAGCAATTTTCCCTTTCTATATTCCAGAGAAGGAGAACTCTTTTCTCAATGTATTTCCATTTTCATCACATCAAATCAATATGCCCGATACAGACTATGACGTACAAATCGAGCCTGAAGTTGCCCTGCTTTGTAATGTAGAATATAGAGAAGGTAAAATCTCTGCTCTAATACCAAAGAGTTTTGCTGCTTATAATGATTGCTCTATTAGAAGACCTGGAGCAAAGAAGATAAGTGAGAAAAAGAATTGGGGAGAGTGTTCTAAAGGTCTATCCAATAGCTTTATTACCATCGATGAATTTTCTAAGGGTGGAATTCTAGACCACTATAGGATTGCGAGTTTTCATATAAGAGATGAAAAGGTTTATATTTACGGCGAAGATAGTGCAGTAAAGAGCTATTCATATCTATATGAGAAATTAATTAATTGGAGTATAGATAAATTTAATAATCAGGCAGACATAGGTCCTGCAGAAAATATCAGCGAGTATATTGCTCAGGCCGGATATCCTTCTCAATTTATCATCGGAATTGGTGCGACTAGATATACTGACTACGGTGAGAATAATTTCTTATCTCGTGGTGATACAAGTGTTGTTGTTCTCTATGATGAAAGAGTTTATAGCTCTCAAGATATAGCTGTGAAAGTAGAAAAGAGAGACTATAGTGGAGAGTCTCTCTCATTTCTAGTTCAAGAAGTTAAATAA
- a CDS encoding M14 family zinc carboxypeptidase produces MKKILLPLLFTLNSHSVCVHETTISGAQLLSQITHYQNSKAFYQLEDESFNELQSISLIEPQRNYLIQQLQAPITKDYNDRYIKYYKYERVVEFIKSQREQLEQLNYQTQVIGKSIEGRDLFAITPREIDPKKKLILMFARHHGDEGTANWIVEGFLSKALKDNHFNENFQLILYPMVNPDGANAKRRYNRNNRDLNRSWGKTPEKSYDEVKVIHKHLDSYLQDNKKPVIALDMHGSFTEDFIYRVSKSFNGQDFFETQQSFIDSLGKRDPWQAGQFYISNGHRKMSRILLVRDYGINSLTHESIRDIPLSESRTLKDLFLQGEAVLDSLKELY; encoded by the coding sequence ATGAAAAAAATCTTACTACCACTCCTTTTTACACTTAATTCACACTCCGTCTGCGTACATGAAACAACTATAAGTGGAGCACAACTGCTTTCTCAAATTACTCATTATCAAAACTCAAAGGCCTTCTACCAATTGGAAGACGAGAGTTTTAATGAACTACAAAGTATTTCACTTATTGAGCCTCAACGTAATTACCTCATACAACAACTTCAGGCTCCGATTACAAAAGATTATAATGATCGTTACATTAAATATTATAAGTATGAAAGAGTGGTTGAATTCATTAAGAGTCAACGTGAGCAATTAGAACAATTAAACTATCAAACGCAAGTAATTGGGAAAAGTATTGAAGGAAGAGACCTCTTTGCAATTACTCCAAGAGAAATTGATCCAAAGAAAAAGCTCATTCTTATGTTCGCGAGACATCACGGTGATGAAGGTACGGCCAATTGGATCGTTGAAGGATTTCTAAGTAAAGCTCTTAAAGACAATCACTTCAATGAGAACTTTCAATTGATTCTCTACCCTATGGTAAATCCAGATGGTGCAAATGCTAAGAGAAGATATAATAGAAATAATAGAGACTTAAATAGAAGCTGGGGAAAAACCCCTGAGAAGTCTTATGATGAAGTCAAAGTGATTCATAAGCATTTAGATAGCTACCTACAAGATAATAAGAAACCAGTTATAGCTCTAGATATGCATGGCTCTTTTACTGAAGACTTTATCTACAGAGTTTCAAAATCTTTTAATGGGCAAGATTTTTTTGAAACTCAACAAAGCTTTATAGATTCTCTTGGAAAGAGAGATCCATGGCAAGCGGGACAATTCTATATTTCAAATGGACATAGGAAAATGTCAAGAATACTACTCGTTAGGGACTATGGCATAAACTCCCTTACCCATGAGTCAATTAGAGATATTCCTCTATCAGAATCGAGAACTTTAAAAGACCTCTTTCTTCAAGGAGAGGCCGTCTTAGATTCACTTAAAGAGCTTTACTAA
- a CDS encoding MAPEG family protein, whose product MSNPQIIFVPCLILILLTFLVLNIMFNRRMRGLKKGEITPGHFKTYSTGQTEAVKTIQAQRNFSNLQEAPPLFYFLCLITFVTGNVTPLMMTLAWLFLASRIIHTLVHITTNKLPLRMLSFGAGWLILVLMSINLLIKFI is encoded by the coding sequence ATGTCAAATCCGCAAATTATTTTTGTTCCATGTTTAATTTTAATTCTACTTACTTTTCTAGTTTTAAATATCATGTTTAATAGACGTATGCGCGGACTAAAAAAGGGAGAAATTACACCTGGTCACTTTAAGACATATTCAACAGGACAGACAGAGGCGGTTAAAACAATTCAGGCACAAAGAAACTTCTCCAATCTTCAAGAGGCCCCTCCACTATTTTACTTTCTTTGTCTTATCACTTTTGTCACAGGGAATGTGACACCTTTAATGATGACATTGGCGTGGCTTTTTCTAGCATCAAGAATAATTCACACTCTCGTTCACATAACAACCAATAAGCTTCCCCTAAGAATGCTAAGCTTTGGAGCGGGTTGGCTTATTTTAGTCTTAATGAGTATCAATCTATTAATTAAGTTTATTTAA